In one window of Denticeps clupeoides chromosome 2, fDenClu1.1, whole genome shotgun sequence DNA:
- the med9 gene encoding mediator of RNA polymerase II transcription subunit 9, protein MAAIELEDDAEDYSFLPSIHDILKSMDKDSQDVHQELIKLKTKIQEAREQILAMPGIESTPDEQQQQLRTLREQVRTKNQLLHKYKGLCMFDIPKS, encoded by the exons ATGGCGGCGATAGAGCTGGAAGATGATGCAGAGGACTATTCTTTTTTACCTTCAATTCATGATATTCTAAAAAG CATGGACAAGGACAGCCAAGACGTCCACCAGGAACTGATCAAGCTCAAGACGAAGATCCAGGAGGCCCGTGAGCAAATTCTGGCCATGCCAGGGATCGAGAGCACCCCggatgagcagcagcagcagctgcggACGCTCAGGGAGCAAGTGCGAACTAAAAACCAGCTACTGCACAAGTACAAGGGCTTGTGCATGTTCGACATCCCCAAATCGTAA
- the rasd1 gene encoding dexamethasone-induced Ras-related protein 1 — protein sequence MIKKMSPPESEFDIPAKNCYRMVILGSTKVGKTAIVSRFLSGRFDEQYTPTIEDFHRKLYSIKGDVYQLDILDTSGNHPFPAMRRLSILTGDVFILVFSLDNRESFQEVQRLKRQIYETKSCLKNKTKENIDVPLVICGNKGDREFYREVQRDEIEQLVAGDDQCAYFEISAKRNANVDLMFQRLFTMAKLPHEMSPDLHRKVSAQYCDMLHRKSLKHKKPKDGDAYGVVAPFARRPSVHSDLMYIKEKAVGASQGKDKERCVVS from the exons ATGATTAAGAAAATGTCGCCCCCGGAAAGCGAGTTTGACATCCCGGCCAAGAACTGCTACCGCATGGTGATCCTGGGCTCCACCAAAGTTGGCAAAACGGCGATCGTGTCCCGCTTCCTGAGCGGCAGGTTCGACGAGCAGTACACGCCGACCATCGAGGACTTCCACAGGAAACTCTACAGCATCAAGGGGGACGTGTACCAGCTGGACATTCTGGATACTTCTGGGAACCATCCTTTCCCGGCCATGAGAAGACTGTCCATACTGACAG GAGACGTCTTCATCCTGGTCTTCAGCCTGGACAACCGGGAGTCCTTTCAGGAGGTCCAGCGCCTGAAGCGCCAGATATACGAGACCAAGTCCTGCCTGAAAAACAAGACCAAAGAGAACATCGACGTGCCCCTGGTCATCTGCGGGAACAAAGGCGACCGCGAGTTCTACAGGGAGGTCCAGAGGGACGAGATCGAGCAGCTGGTGGCCGGAGACGACCAGTGCGCCTACTTCGAGATCTCGGCCAAGAGGAACGCGAACGTGGACCTCATGTTCCAGCGGCTCTTCACCATGGCCAAGCTGCCCCACGAGATGAGCCCCGACCTCCACCGCAAGGTCTCGGCGCAGTACTGCGACATGCTGCACAGGAAGTCCCTCAAGCACAAGAAGCCGAAGGACGGGGACGCGTACGGCGTGGTGGCCCCCTTCGCCCGGCGTCCCAGCGTGCACAGCGACCTGATGTACATTAAGGAGAAGGCCGTCGGGGCCAGTCAGGGCAAGGACAAGGAGAGGTGCGTGGTCAGCTGA